A single window of Populus nigra chromosome 17, ddPopNigr1.1, whole genome shotgun sequence DNA harbors:
- the LOC133676468 gene encoding bifunctional monothiol glutaredoxin-S16, chloroplastic: MASITISSLQTFPSLHSLSLNSPQNTPTLSFYSHSKPFPSISLKSFNTTLKFKPRSLIITAAFKTLSETELITVPLTEDEFNSKMPSDCGVYAVYDKSNDLQFIGVTRNIGASVFSHLKSVPELCHSVKVGVVVEPDKASLTEAWKSWMEEYIKTTGKVPPGNETGNATWIRQPSKKKADLRLTPGRHVQLTVPLEELIDRLVKENKVVAFIKGSRSAPMCGFSQRVVGILESEGVDYESVDVLDEEYNYGLRETLKKYSNWPTFPQIFMNGELVGGCDILTSMHEKGELAGHLKK, translated from the exons ATGGCTTCCATCACCATCTCTTCACTACAAACCTTTCCTTCTCTCCACTCTCTTTCTTTGAATTCTCCCCAAAATACCCCCACTCTCTCATTCTATTCACATTCAAAACCCTTCCCTTCCATCTCCTTAAAATCCTTCAATACAACACTTAAATTTAAACCTCGCTCTTTAATTATCACTGCAGCTTTTAAAACCCTCTCAGAGACGGAGTTAATTACTGTCCCATTAACGGAAGATGAGTTTAACTCAAAGATGCCGTCAGATTGTGGCGTTTACGCTGTTTATGATAAAAGTAATGACCTTCAATTTATTGGTGTCACTCGGAATATTGGGGCCAGCGTTTTCTCTCACCTGAAATCCGTGCCGGAGCTATGTCACTCCGTTAAg GTTGGAGTAGTAGTCGAGCCTGATAAAGCGTCTCTGACCGAAGCTTGGAAATCCTGGAtggaagaatatataaaaaccaCAGGAAAGGTTCCACCAGGCAATGAAACGGGGAATGCTACTTGGATTCGACAACCATCAAAGAAGAAGGCTGATCTCCGGCTTACACCTGGTCGTCATGTCCAGCTAACAGTTCCACTAGAAGAACTCATTGACCGGTTggttaaggagaacaaagtggTGGCTTTCATCAAGGGATCTCGAAGTGCTCCAATGTGTGGATTCTCTCAGAGAGTAGTTGGCATTCTTGAATCTGAAGGCGTGGATTATGAGAGTGTTGACGTGCTTGATGAAGAATACAATTATGGATTGAGGGAAACACTGAAGAAGTATAGTAATTGGCCCACATTCCCACAAATATTCATGAATGGTGAGCTGGTAGGAGGGTGTGATATCTTGACCTCCATGCATGAGAAAGGTGAGCTCGCAGgtcacttaaaaaaatag